The following coding sequences lie in one Spea bombifrons isolate aSpeBom1 chromosome 5, aSpeBom1.2.pri, whole genome shotgun sequence genomic window:
- the TWSG1 gene encoding twisted gastrulation protein homolog 1: MKPAQFPISAIVLLLCISWIWPVLSCNKALCASDVSKCLIQELCQCRPTDGNCSCCKECMLCLGTLWDECCDCVGMCNPRNYSDTPPTSKSTVEELHEPIPSLFRALTEGDTHLNWNIVSFPVIEELSHHENLVSFLETVNQPQPQNVSVPQSGSHVSHSSEKEHMCTVAYFDDCMSIHQCKVSCESMGASKYRWFHNACCECVGPECIDYGSKTVKCINCMF, encoded by the exons ATGAAGCCTGCTCAATTTCCCATCTCAGCCATAGTTTTGCTCCTTTGCATCTCTTGGATATGGCCTGTCTTGAGTTGCAATAAGGCTCTCTGCGCAAGCGATGTCAGCAAATGTTTAATACAG GAGCTATGTCAGTGTCGACCCACAGATGGGAACTGCTCTTGCTGTAAGGAGTGTATGCTTTGCCTTGGCACGCTGTGGGATGAGTGCTGTGACTGCGTGG GAATGTGCAATCCAAGGaattacagtgataccccaccaACCTCCAAGAGTACCGTAGAGGAACTTCATGAACCCATTCCATCCTTGTTCCGGGCACTGACGGAAGGAGACACCCATTTGAACTGGAATATTGTGTCCTTTCCTGTGATAGAAGAGCTTTCCCACCACGAGAATCTGGTCTCCTTCCTGGAGACTGTGAATCAACCACAACCCCAAAATGTGTCTGTTCCTCAAAGTGGTTCTCATGTGTCTCATAGCAGCGAGAAAG AGCACATGTGCACGGTGGCTTATTTTGATGACTGCATGTCGATCCATCAATGTAAGGTTTCCTGCGAGTCCATGGGAGCATCCAAGTACCGGTGGTTTCACAACGCCTGCTGTGAATGTGTGGGACCAGAGTGTATCGACTACGGCAGCAAGACTGTCAAGTGTATCAACTGTATGTTTTGA